A window of the Arenibacter algicola genome harbors these coding sequences:
- a CDS encoding DUF3427 domain-containing protein, with protein MTQGIYEELVTKLVAQKINELDKSAYLINKTKIDKEEASTILAKHLSQTIKHALEYVKGDKQIELQIEIANKIIRILKEVLQKEEFNNDLIDVEGEILKAVFTKVDAHFSDFDLHLKEITPYTRLTHSELFTGGNVGLSLESELKKEILSADRIDLLVSFVKFKGIIILERELREFTKRGGKLRLITTTYMGASDYKAIQLLSKLENTEVKISYNTGNERLHAKAYLFFRNTGFHTGYIGSSNFSRSALTDGLEWNIKITTKEVSHIIDKFQKTFDSYWQSDDFETFDDSIHKEKLISSLNLRKISKSSEIILSFFDIKPYPFQLEILEKLEVERMIHDRNRNLVVAATGTGKTVISAFDYKNFRQNNKSSKLLFLAHRKEILSQSVSTYRGILRDNNFGELWVNGLEPISYEYVFASVQTLNNRLENINLSPQYFDYIVIDECHHLAANSYRAIINYFKPKVLLGLTATPERMDGGDIQEDFHNRIAAEIRLPEALNRRLLCPFQYFGITDSIDLSNATWVRGRYVASELTNLYTANDRRVREIIDALEKYTKDKTDVKAIGFCVSMEHAKFMAEKFTLAGFKADYLTSANDQNRDIVRNQLLNKEINYLFVVDIFNEGVDISEIDTVIFLRPTESLTIFLQQLGRGLRLANDKDCLTVLDFVGNARPEYNFENKFRALIGKTATKVHKEIEDNFPHLPIGCSIVLEKKAKETILENIKAATNLNRNQIISKIKKFKQQTTLPLNLKNFLEFNSISIQTIYKRGSWKRLCQEAGVIDDFQKNNEKEIVSSINKKWLSTSSTSYFRFILKLARANFLLNLTEFNPEERTMLLMLHYDIWQKASGFESLEESIQTIGKNKVLVEEIIEVLEILIDHIDFKEININLPYNQPLKVHARYTRDQILAAFGLSTFEKKWPSREGVAENTALDTELLFINLIKSEENFSPTTMYDDYAINEYLFHWQSQNSASPETSKGRSYIKHQENNKKILLFVREKANDEYGNTMGYVFVGEGTISDYYGAKPMNIKWELNEPMPHYLWNDAAKLRVG; from the coding sequence ATGACTCAAGGAATTTATGAAGAACTGGTAACAAAATTAGTTGCTCAAAAAATCAATGAGCTTGATAAAAGCGCTTACCTAATTAACAAGACCAAGATTGATAAAGAAGAGGCCTCCACAATATTAGCAAAGCACTTATCACAAACTATAAAGCATGCATTAGAGTATGTAAAAGGAGACAAGCAGATTGAGTTACAAATTGAAATAGCTAATAAAATCATCAGAATTTTAAAGGAAGTACTTCAAAAAGAAGAATTTAACAATGACCTGATAGACGTTGAAGGAGAGATTTTAAAAGCAGTATTTACAAAAGTTGATGCTCATTTTTCAGATTTCGACCTGCATTTAAAAGAAATAACGCCTTACACGAGACTAACCCATAGCGAACTTTTTACCGGAGGCAATGTGGGCTTATCACTTGAGAGTGAACTTAAAAAGGAAATTTTATCTGCTGATAGGATTGACTTATTGGTATCCTTTGTAAAATTCAAGGGAATAATTATTCTTGAAAGAGAATTAAGGGAGTTTACTAAACGAGGAGGTAAGCTGAGGCTAATAACCACGACCTATATGGGAGCTTCCGATTACAAAGCCATTCAGTTACTTTCAAAATTAGAGAATACAGAAGTTAAAATATCTTATAATACTGGTAATGAGAGGCTTCATGCAAAGGCTTACTTGTTTTTCAGAAACACTGGTTTTCATACAGGTTATATTGGTTCTTCAAACTTTTCCAGGTCTGCGCTAACCGATGGTTTAGAATGGAATATAAAAATTACAACAAAAGAGGTGAGCCATATTATAGATAAATTTCAGAAGACATTTGACTCTTATTGGCAAAGCGATGATTTTGAAACTTTTGATGATTCTATTCATAAAGAAAAACTCATTAGCTCTTTGAACCTGAGGAAAATATCTAAATCCTCCGAAATCATCCTTTCATTTTTTGACATCAAACCTTACCCTTTCCAGTTAGAGATTTTAGAAAAACTTGAAGTGGAAAGAATGATACATGACAGAAATAGAAATTTAGTTGTAGCAGCTACAGGAACGGGAAAAACGGTAATCTCAGCATTTGATTACAAGAACTTTAGACAAAACAACAAATCTTCCAAGCTCTTGTTCTTAGCACATCGAAAAGAAATACTTTCACAGTCTGTATCTACTTACAGAGGAATTTTAAGGGACAATAATTTTGGTGAGTTGTGGGTGAATGGACTAGAACCAATTAGCTATGAATACGTATTCGCTTCCGTTCAAACGCTAAATAATAGACTCGAAAATATAAATTTATCACCTCAATATTTTGATTACATAGTCATTGATGAGTGCCACCACCTTGCAGCGAACAGCTATCGCGCCATTATAAATTATTTCAAGCCAAAAGTACTTTTAGGTTTGACTGCCACACCTGAAAGAATGGATGGTGGTGACATTCAAGAGGACTTCCACAATAGAATTGCAGCCGAGATTAGACTGCCAGAAGCTTTAAATAGGAGGCTACTTTGTCCTTTTCAATATTTTGGCATTACTGACAGCATCGATTTATCCAATGCTACATGGGTTCGTGGCAGATATGTTGCAAGCGAGTTGACCAATTTATACACCGCCAATGACAGAAGAGTAAGAGAAATTATTGATGCTTTAGAGAAATACACAAAAGATAAAACTGATGTGAAAGCTATCGGCTTTTGCGTTTCTATGGAACATGCAAAATTCATGGCAGAAAAATTTACTTTAGCGGGATTTAAAGCGGACTATCTCACGAGTGCAAATGATCAAAATAGAGATATTGTTAGAAATCAATTGCTGAATAAAGAAATTAATTATTTATTCGTCGTAGATATTTTCAACGAGGGGGTTGACATATCGGAGATTGATACTGTAATCTTTTTGAGACCTACAGAAAGTTTAACAATTTTCTTGCAACAATTAGGAAGAGGGCTGAGATTAGCAAATGATAAAGATTGTTTAACCGTATTAGACTTTGTTGGCAATGCCAGACCAGAATACAATTTTGAAAATAAATTCAGGGCGCTTATCGGTAAAACCGCGACTAAAGTCCACAAAGAAATAGAAGACAACTTTCCACATTTGCCAATTGGCTGTTCTATCGTTTTGGAAAAGAAAGCCAAAGAAACAATTCTTGAAAACATAAAAGCTGCTACTAACCTTAATCGCAATCAAATTATTAGTAAGATTAAAAAATTTAAACAGCAAACCACTCTTCCTCTTAATCTCAAAAACTTTTTAGAATTTAATTCTATTTCAATACAAACAATTTATAAGAGAGGGAGCTGGAAACGTTTATGTCAAGAAGCTGGCGTTATCGATGATTTTCAAAAAAATAATGAAAAAGAAATTGTTTCATCCATCAATAAAAAATGGCTCTCAACAAGCTCAACAAGTTATTTTAGATTTATACTAAAACTGGCAAGGGCAAATTTCCTACTGAATTTGACGGAATTCAATCCTGAAGAACGAACCATGCTCTTAATGCTTCATTACGACATCTGGCAAAAAGCAAGCGGATTTGAATCACTTGAAGAAAGTATTCAGACCATTGGTAAGAATAAGGTTTTGGTTGAAGAAATAATTGAAGTGCTTGAAATTTTGATTGACCATATTGACTTTAAAGAAATAAACATTAATTTACCATACAATCAACCTCTAAAGGTTCATGCGCGATACACAAGGGATCAAATTTTAGCTGCTTTTGGATTAAGCACTTTCGAAAAAAAATGGCCTAGCAGAGAAGGAGTAGCAGAAAACACCGCTTTAGATACTGAATTACTTTTCATCAATCTTATCAAATCAGAAGAAAATTTCTCTCCTACAACAATGTATGACGACTATGCTATAAATGAATATTTATTTCATTGGCAGAGTCAAAATTCAGCAAGCCCAGAAACATCAAAGGGTCGATCTTACATAAAACATCAAGAAAATAACAAGAAAATTCTTTTGTTTGTAAGAGAAAAAGCTAACGACGAATATGGAAATACGATGGGATATGTGTTCGTTGGCGAAGGAACTATTAGTGATTATTATGGTGCTAAACCAATGAATATTAAGTGGGAATTGAATGAGCCAATGCCTCATTATTTATGGAATGATGCAGCAAAACTGAGAGTAGGATAA
- a CDS encoding GNAT family N-acetyltransferase produces MIQIIKATIEHSAIIAEIGKQAFWESHGHSASKEDIDSFISKNYNKEAITKEFENTNVHYLIVQFHDKIAGFSKIELSTRNQNISEPNITKLDRLYLLKEYYGKDLGAKLLHTTIEISKQNHQQGIWLAVWKENPKAIRFYTKTGFKIVGEYNFKISETHFNPNHIMYLKY; encoded by the coding sequence ATGATTCAAATAATAAAAGCAACTATAGAGCATTCCGCAATAATTGCCGAAATAGGAAAACAAGCCTTTTGGGAATCTCACGGGCATAGCGCTTCAAAAGAAGATATTGACAGCTTTATTTCAAAGAACTATAACAAGGAGGCTATAACCAAGGAATTTGAGAATACCAATGTTCACTACCTGATTGTCCAATTCCATGATAAAATTGCAGGATTTTCAAAAATTGAATTGAGCACTCGGAACCAGAACATTAGTGAGCCAAACATCACCAAACTGGACCGATTATATCTTTTAAAGGAGTATTACGGGAAAGATCTGGGAGCAAAATTATTACATACTACTATTGAAATATCCAAACAAAACCATCAGCAAGGAATTTGGTTGGCGGTCTGGAAGGAGAACCCAAAAGCCATACGCTTTTACACCAAAACCGGATTTAAGATTGTGGGAGAGTATAATTTTAAAATATCCGAAACACACTTTAATCCCAACCACATCATGTACCTAAAATATTGA
- a CDS encoding DUF502 domain-containing protein: MKRLVNYFLQGLLYIAPLGITAYIIYVIFNFIDNLLDDKLEEIFKIDVPGLGFAVIFLFLVLVGIIGQSIFARPFKVLFKRIIEKAPLLKLIFSALNDLFSAFVGKEKKFNKPVMVLVNPISNLEKLGFLTEEDLSILDEKEKVAVYFPHSYNFSGELFIVPRNQVRVINVNPSVVMKFIISGGVSGIYEERETVNDIE, translated from the coding sequence ATGAAAAGACTAGTTAATTACTTTCTCCAAGGCCTGTTATATATAGCACCCTTGGGAATCACGGCCTACATTATATATGTCATATTCAATTTTATAGATAATCTATTGGATGACAAACTCGAGGAAATTTTTAAAATTGATGTTCCAGGATTGGGATTTGCAGTAATCTTTTTATTTCTCGTTTTGGTTGGGATAATCGGCCAAAGTATATTTGCCCGACCCTTTAAAGTACTATTTAAACGGATTATTGAAAAAGCTCCTTTGCTTAAACTTATATTTTCAGCCCTGAACGACCTTTTTTCAGCCTTTGTTGGCAAGGAAAAGAAGTTTAATAAACCGGTAATGGTATTGGTGAACCCTATATCGAATCTAGAAAAGTTAGGCTTCTTGACCGAAGAGGATTTGAGCATACTTGATGAAAAGGAAAAAGTAGCCGTCTATTTCCCACATTCCTATAATTTTTCGGGGGAATTGTTCATAGTACCCAGAAATCAAGTAAGGGTAATTAATGTAAATCCTTCGGTAGTTATGAAATTCATTATATCTGGTGGGGTTTCAGGTATCTATGAAGAAAGAGAAACCGTCAATGATATAGAATAG
- a CDS encoding YdeI/OmpD-associated family protein: protein MNPKVVDRFLDRAKKWQQEMKLLREICLDCGLTEEFKWMHPCYTFQGKNVVLIHGFKEYCALLFHKGVLLKDTNNILIQQTENVQSARQIRFTSLQEIIDLKSTIKAYIFEAMEVEKAGLEVPMKKTSEFKMPDEFKVALDNDPDLKAAFQGLTPGRQRGYLLYFSQAKQSTTRTSRVEKHIHKILQGKGLNDQ from the coding sequence ATGAATCCAAAAGTTGTTGATAGATTTTTAGATAGGGCCAAAAAATGGCAGCAGGAAATGAAATTACTTAGGGAAATCTGCTTGGATTGTGGCCTTACGGAAGAATTTAAATGGATGCACCCCTGTTATACGTTTCAAGGCAAAAATGTGGTTTTAATTCACGGTTTTAAAGAGTATTGCGCCCTTCTCTTTCACAAAGGAGTTTTGCTGAAGGACACCAACAACATTTTAATACAACAAACCGAGAACGTACAATCTGCACGTCAAATTCGTTTTACCAGCCTGCAGGAAATCATAGATCTAAAATCTACCATCAAAGCCTATATTTTTGAAGCCATGGAAGTAGAAAAAGCGGGATTGGAAGTGCCAATGAAAAAGACTTCCGAATTTAAGATGCCGGATGAATTTAAAGTGGCCTTGGATAATGATCCCGATTTAAAAGCTGCGTTCCAAGGCTTGACCCCCGGGCGACAAAGAGGGTATTTGCTGTATTTTTCACAGGCCAAACAATCCACAACTCGAACCTCCAGAGTTGAAAAACATATCCATAAAATTCTCCAAGGCAAGGGATTAAATGACCAATAA
- a CDS encoding Gfo/Idh/MocA family protein — MKSTRRSFIKRTAVASSAVIAAPTIISSTVFGANDRINAAVLGVNGRGKSHIKSLMVQKNVQITHLCDPDMNLLRERQKSFKETYNKDVALEQDLRRVMDNKDIDVVSIASPNHWHALSVIWACQAGKDVYVEKPGSHNIWEGRKMVEAAAKYDRIVQHGVQLRSSPAVNEAINLMRDGYIGRVYMARGIVFRWRGDIGDQGFSPVPAGIDYDLWTGPAPKRPFTRNLVHYNWHWHWDYGNGDVGNQGIHETDLCMWGLDVGLPTKITSMGGKYLWDDCKEVPEVLTSVYNYPEERKIIQFEVRPWCTNTEEGATVGNIFYGDKGILVVDGYDKYKTYLGQDRTPGKSGEDGGESGSEMDRGDGGTDGHFANFIEAVRKRDKTILNGPVETAHLSSGLAHLGNIAYRLDRVLTFNPKSESFINDPEADKMLRRDYREGYEVPENV, encoded by the coding sequence ATGAAATCTACGAGAAGATCATTTATTAAAAGAACGGCCGTGGCAAGTTCTGCCGTTATTGCGGCACCTACCATAATCTCATCCACTGTTTTTGGGGCCAACGACCGTATCAATGCGGCAGTTTTGGGTGTCAATGGCCGTGGAAAAAGCCATATTAAAAGTCTTATGGTACAAAAGAATGTTCAGATTACACACTTGTGCGATCCGGACATGAACCTATTGCGCGAGCGCCAAAAATCCTTTAAGGAGACCTACAATAAAGATGTTGCCCTGGAGCAGGATCTTCGTAGGGTTATGGATAATAAGGATATAGACGTAGTAAGTATTGCATCTCCAAACCATTGGCATGCCCTTTCGGTAATATGGGCCTGCCAGGCCGGGAAGGACGTCTATGTGGAAAAACCGGGCTCCCACAACATTTGGGAAGGCCGTAAAATGGTAGAAGCAGCTGCAAAATATGACCGGATTGTACAGCACGGTGTTCAGTTAAGGAGTTCCCCTGCCGTAAACGAAGCCATTAATTTAATGCGCGATGGCTATATAGGAAGGGTTTATATGGCCAGAGGTATTGTTTTTCGTTGGAGAGGCGATATTGGCGACCAAGGTTTCTCGCCCGTTCCAGCAGGAATAGATTATGACCTTTGGACAGGACCAGCTCCAAAAAGACCATTTACCAGAAATTTGGTGCACTATAATTGGCACTGGCACTGGGATTATGGCAATGGGGATGTAGGAAACCAAGGTATTCATGAAACCGATCTTTGTATGTGGGGATTGGATGTAGGGCTTCCTACAAAGATTACCTCCATGGGCGGTAAGTACCTTTGGGACGATTGTAAGGAAGTACCGGAAGTGCTAACTTCCGTATACAACTACCCTGAAGAAAGAAAGATTATACAGTTTGAAGTTCGCCCATGGTGTACCAACACCGAAGAAGGCGCCACTGTAGGTAATATTTTCTATGGCGATAAGGGAATATTGGTCGTTGACGGTTATGATAAGTATAAAACATATTTAGGACAGGACAGGACTCCAGGGAAATCTGGTGAGGATGGTGGTGAATCAGGATCGGAAATGGACCGTGGTGATGGCGGAACGGACGGACATTTTGCCAATTTTATAGAGGCAGTGCGCAAGCGCGATAAAACTATCTTGAACGGTCCTGTGGAAACGGCCCATCTTTCCTCTGGCTTGGCACATTTGGGCAATATTGCCTATAGATTGGATCGAGTGCTGACATTCAATCCTAAATCCGAGTCGTTTATAAACGACCCTGAAGCGGATAAAATGTTGAGACGCGATTATAGGGAAGGATATGAAGTTCCTGAAAATGTATAA